In the Zingiber officinale cultivar Zhangliang chromosome 5A, Zo_v1.1, whole genome shotgun sequence genome, TCCAAAAAGTAGGCGCTGGGAAGGAAAAAGTAAAGCTTACACATcgatgcaaataaaataaaagaagagaCAAATCATCTTTCTCTTCCCACTATGCTTATCATAGACCGCCTGACAGCTCTTGCACTAACGTAATAAAGATCTTGTTCATTAATTTTTAAATGGATtcagatgatatatatatatatatacacgcgcACACACTTGTGTACTTAAACGAGTTAAGTCTATCGATCTAACCATGAAGTGAAAgaatttatatatatacatatatatatcaaTTAAGAGAATGATGAAATTTGTGCAGGTCAGTGTTCCTGGAAACAACCTGGTGAGCAGTAGCGTTGTTCCAGTACGATGTGGGCATTGCTCAAGCTTGCTCTCTGTGAACATGGAAGCCCTGCTTCAGACACTCCCTTTTCATGATCATTTTCAGGTCTACCAATTTTAATCCAATCATATCTGCATTAATTGTTGATAAATAGCTAGATAGATAAGTAGTAAAAATTAAAGGATCAAAGAAAAAGTTAAATGTTCAGTAATGTTTATAATATTGACATGATTATATTGATGGTGCAGAGAGACAACATGGGATCGCATCAAGAAAATAGGATGGAAAGTGGGTCGCCTTCCTTATCGTGCACAATGCCAAAGGGCCAAGAAGAAATTCTCCCCGCAGCACACTGTTAGCTAACTAGTTGATTGACTAGCTACAATAAAGATTTTTTTGGATATTATGTTGAATTTTATTgaatttaatttgtattttattACGAGTttcatattcaaattaaattagcaATTTTCCAGCTAAGTAACTGTCTTTTTTATTGTATTAATCAGCATCAGAGAAGCGAGAACGTGTTCCCTCTGCATATAACA is a window encoding:
- the LOC121983019 gene encoding protein YABBY 2-like isoform X2, which encodes MSTQGLPDQGICYVHCDFCNSVLVVSVPGNNLVSSSVVPVRCGHCSSLLSVNMEALLQTLPFHDHFQRDNMGSHQENRMESGSPSLSCTMPKGQEEILPAAHSSEKRERVPSAYNKFIKEEIQRIKANNPDISHREAFSAAAKNWAHLPHLH
- the LOC121983019 gene encoding protein YABBY 2-like isoform X1; the encoded protein is MSTQGLPDQGICYVHCDFCNSVLVVSVPGNNLVSSSVVPVRCGHCSSLLSVNMEALLQTLPFHDHFQRDNMGSHQENRMESGSPSLSCTMPKGQEEILPAAHSSEKRERVPSAYNKFIKEEIQRIKANNPDISHREAFSAAAKNLSLQWAHLPHLH